In Populus nigra chromosome 1, ddPopNigr1.1, whole genome shotgun sequence, one genomic interval encodes:
- the LOC133692150 gene encoding uncharacterized protein LOC133692150 isoform X4, whose translation MMLGESSQPIWVEFTPTLDESTNREAEESSLMLINSGFISHDGLKIYFCTKNGSLLELSEAEPPRWENHGRPPGADVAAIVDAATMRPDVVYTISVLQCSSTGDLYEYDRSSKPSWKKHIWAEGTVADASLMPSRGCTLHGLSGEYSISLFLLTKGGKLVERRLNQRKWKWIVHGSPKDHKLTSITPVIQDEKNEKFLSLFFTTSSGSVFEYRILKQSGTDQENQIPEAWLSHMHPPHAKVASGIAGIPLQAGRIVFPLHDGRLAELHLPGLGGENTGPNHQVNLRKRASVKYVWSMIDAPETEGWNAEYCREERGPMNCLEGIKDEPNEQGITRSMARRRKGSKAQEDYLFAGANGPKKVLEGYSFPDNWINNNFRLRMIHGGKSFFLVTDDGLTYEHLYAENLWLWLRHDHSTPMKGALGNYNGSLFLVDIYGSLLMRERSDEGLTWVNCTAMRNLGRVIGGPPWDGIPGKAPKVTPEDAIFFVSKNGRLLQFTVALRKFEWKDCRNPPDTKVASIVDQELFRDNVVFVTGRNGRLYQYNKVTELWHEHYQSQHLVLSRSPGTAMRPPSLSLTGSLFMLSEDGGLVEYHWNTGDGWNWIEHGTPNKGVTLITSPSPCFEGNQLFLIGSDGKVYVRYMDKMTWRWKNCGFPHVGQLMNEDQTQEGGNDNNEEVCIDEDFAASLENVARKYSDFNRNCDPKVAPTRPIPFSDDSVIFELRDGRLAEMRRVEGTHWVWSRTIATPTTSCMANYWTAVAS comes from the exons aTGATGCTTGGTGAGAGCTCACAGCCAATTTGGGTAGAGTTCACACCTACTCTCGATGAAAGCACAAATAGAGAAGCAGAAGAAAGTTCATTGATGCTAATAAATTCCGGCTTCATTTCTCATGATGGGCT GAAAATTTATTTCTGCACAAAGAATGGCTCGTTATTAGAACTCAGTGAGGCAGAGCCTCCAAG ATGGGAAAATCACGGGCGACCACCTGGTGCAGATGTTGCAGCAATTGTTGATGCTGCTACTATGAGACCAGACGTAGTATATACCATAAG TGTGCTGCAATGCAGTTCTACAGGAGATCTTTATGAATATGATAGGAGCTCAAAGCCATCATGGAAGAAGCATATATGGGCAGAAGGGACAGTAGCAGATGCTTCTCTGATGCCATCAAGGGGATGCACACTACATGGCTTGAGTGGAGAATACtccatctctctttttcttctaaCTAAG GGTGGTAAATTGGTAGAGAGACGATTAAACCAAAGAAAGTGGAAATGGATAGTCCATGGAAGTCCCAAAGATCATAAGTTGACATCTATCACACCAGTTATACAAgatgagaaaaatgaaaaattcttaTCATTATTTTTCACCACATCGTCTGGATCGGTTTTTGAGTATCGAATATTGAAACAGTCAG GCACTGATCAGGAAAACCAAATTCCCGAAGCATGGTTGAGTCATATGCATCCTCCGCATGCGAAAGTTGCAAGTGGAATTGCTGGGATACCACTTCAAGCTGGCAGAATAGTTTTCCCACTGCATGATGGTAGACTTGCAGAGTTGCATCTACCTGGACTGGGTGGAGAAAATACTGGGCCGAACCATCAAGTAAATCTCCGAAAAAGAGCATCGGTTAAATATGTATGGTCAATGATAGACGCCCCAGAGACTGAAGGTTGGAATGCAGAGTATTGCAGAGAAGAACGTGGACCCATGAACTGCCTTGAAGGCATAAAAGACGAGCCAAATGAACAAGGAATCACAAGATCAATGGCAAGAAGGCGAAAGGGAAGTAAAGCACAAGAAGATTACCTATTTGCAGGTGCCAATGGACCGAAAAAAGTTTTGGAAGGATATAGTTTCCCAGATAATTGGATCAACAATAACTTTCGTCTGCGAATGATACATGGAGGCAAATCATTTTTCCTTGTTACTGATGATGGTTTGACTTATGAACATCTTTATGCTGAGAATTTATGGCTGTGGCTGAGGCATGATCACTCAACACCAATGAAAGGTGCCCTTGGAAACTACAATGGAAGTCTCTTTTTGGTAGACATTTACGGGAGTCTGCTTATGAGAGAAAGGAGCGATGAGGGGCTAACATGGGTAAATTGCACTGCCATGAGGAATCTCGGGCGTGTTATTGGAGGCCCTCCATGGGATGGAATTCCAGGTAAAGCTCCGAAAGTTACACCAGAAGATGCAATCTTCTTTGTGAGCAAAAATGGAAGGTTGCTGCAGTTCACA GTTGCCCTGAGGAAATTCGAATGGAAAGATTGTCGAAACCCTCCAGATACCAAAGTTGCAAGTATTGTTGACCAGGAGCTGTTCCGGGATAACGTAGTGTTTGTCACTGGAAGGAATGGGAGGCTATACCAGTATAACAAAGTGACTGAATTGTGGCATGAGCATTATCAGTCTCAACATTTGGTTCTATCAAGATCGCCAGGAACTGCTATGAGACCACCCTCACTATCCCTCACAGGCTCACTATTTATGCTTTCAGAAGATGGTGGACTAGTTGAATATCATTGGAATACTGGTGATGGCTGGAATTGGATTGAACATGGAACACCTAATAAAGGTGTAACCTTGATCACTTCCCCTAGCCCATGTTTTGAAGGTAATCAACTTTTTCTTATAGGTTCAGATGGAAAAGTATACGTTAGGTATATGGACAAAATGACATGGAGATGGAAAAACTGTGGCTTCCCTCATGTGGGGCAATTAATGAATGAAGATCAAACACAAGAGGGGGGAAATGATAATAATGAAGAAGTTTGCATAGATGAAGATTTTGCAGCCAGCTTGGAGAATGTTGCACGGAAGTACAGTGATTTTAATAGAAACTGTGACCCAAAG GTGGCACCAACAAGGCCGATCCCATTTTCTGATGATTCAGTTATCTTCGAGCTCAGGGATGGAAGA TTGGCAGAGATGCGAAGAGTGGAGGGCACTCATTGGGTATGGTCACGCACTATTGCCACTCCAACAACCTCGTGCATGGCCAATTATTGGACCGCTGTGGCTTCATGA
- the LOC133692150 gene encoding uncharacterized protein LOC133692150 isoform X3, with the protein MYRNLFITRFCHATMPCFHLIFFILVLLSLSLGSASWCPQNYAQQKNREFEQKTDRFWEFQEQSNTWVEVELPYELVSCVNDNCTKVGKIHPVTRDVEENLERENDDSKKNENLKRKVEDGGTEANSEIVLPLRKRISLTKMSESSIWVTGESGSIYERFWNGIQWVIAPHDLPVLTGHAICVFIVNQTILTLSETGTLYQMMLGESSQPIWVEFTPTLDESTNREAEESSLMLINSGFISHDGLKIYFCTKNGSLLELSEAEPPRWENHGRPPGADVAAIVDAATMRPDVVYTISVLQCSSTGDLYEYDRSSKPSWKKHIWAEGTVADASLMPSRGCTLHGLSGEYSISLFLLTKGGKLVERRLNQRKWKWIVHGSPKDHKLTSITPVIQDEKNEKFLSLFFTTSSGSVFEYRILKQSGTDQENQIPEAWLSHMHPPHAKVASGIAGIPLQAGRIVFPLHDGRLAELHLPGLGGENTGPNHQVNLRKRASVKYVWSMIDAPETEGWNAEYCREERGPMNCLEGIKDEPNEQGITRSMARRRKGSKAQEDYLFAGANGPKKVLEGYSFPDNWINNNFRLRMIHGGKSFFLVTDDGLTYEHLYAENLWLWLRHDHSTPMKGALGNYNGSLFLVDIYGSLLMRERSDEGLTWVNCTAMRNLGRVIGGPPWDGIPGKAPKVTPEDAIFFVSKNGRLLQFTVALRKFEWKDCRNPPDTKVASIVDQELFRDNVVFVTGRNGRLYQYNKVTELWHEHYQSQHLVLSRSPGTAMRPPSLSLTGSLFMLSEDGGLVEYHWNTGDGWNWIEHGTPNKGVTLITSPSPCFEGNQLFLIGSDGKVYVRYMDKMTWRWKNCGFPHVGQLMNEDQTQEGGNDNNEEVCIDEDFAASLENVARKYSDFNRNCDPKVAPTRPIPFSDDSVIFELRDGREA; encoded by the exons ATGTATCGGAACCTTTTTATCACCAGATTCTGTCATGCCACTATGCcttgttttcatttaatatttttcatcttgGTCCTCTTGTCATTGAGCCTTGGTTCTGCTTCTTGGTGCCCACAGAACTATGCTCAACAAAAGAATAGAGAATTTGAGCAGAAGACTGATCGTTTCTGGGAGTTCCAAGAGCAATCCAATACCTGGGTTGAAGTGGAGCTGCCATATGAACTTGTCTCTTGTGTTAATGATAACTGTACTAAAGTGGGTAAAATTCATCCAGTGACAAGAGATGTAGAAGAGAACTTAGAAAGAGAGAATGATGATTCCAAGAAAAATGAGAATTTGAAAAGGAAGGTTGAAGATGGAGGAACAGAAGCGAATTCTGAGATTGTTCTGCCTTTGAGGAAGAGAATTTCTCTGACTAAAATGTCTGAGTCATCCATTTGGGTCACTGGTGAAAGTGGGTCTATCTATGAGAGGTTCTGGAATGGAATCCAGTGGGTGATAGCACCCCATGATCTACCAGTATTGACTGGTCATGCAATCTGTGTCTTTATTGTCAATCAAACTATTCTTACTCTATCAGAAACAGGAACCCTATATCAG aTGATGCTTGGTGAGAGCTCACAGCCAATTTGGGTAGAGTTCACACCTACTCTCGATGAAAGCACAAATAGAGAAGCAGAAGAAAGTTCATTGATGCTAATAAATTCCGGCTTCATTTCTCATGATGGGCT GAAAATTTATTTCTGCACAAAGAATGGCTCGTTATTAGAACTCAGTGAGGCAGAGCCTCCAAG ATGGGAAAATCACGGGCGACCACCTGGTGCAGATGTTGCAGCAATTGTTGATGCTGCTACTATGAGACCAGACGTAGTATATACCATAAG TGTGCTGCAATGCAGTTCTACAGGAGATCTTTATGAATATGATAGGAGCTCAAAGCCATCATGGAAGAAGCATATATGGGCAGAAGGGACAGTAGCAGATGCTTCTCTGATGCCATCAAGGGGATGCACACTACATGGCTTGAGTGGAGAATACtccatctctctttttcttctaaCTAAG GGTGGTAAATTGGTAGAGAGACGATTAAACCAAAGAAAGTGGAAATGGATAGTCCATGGAAGTCCCAAAGATCATAAGTTGACATCTATCACACCAGTTATACAAgatgagaaaaatgaaaaattcttaTCATTATTTTTCACCACATCGTCTGGATCGGTTTTTGAGTATCGAATATTGAAACAGTCAG GCACTGATCAGGAAAACCAAATTCCCGAAGCATGGTTGAGTCATATGCATCCTCCGCATGCGAAAGTTGCAAGTGGAATTGCTGGGATACCACTTCAAGCTGGCAGAATAGTTTTCCCACTGCATGATGGTAGACTTGCAGAGTTGCATCTACCTGGACTGGGTGGAGAAAATACTGGGCCGAACCATCAAGTAAATCTCCGAAAAAGAGCATCGGTTAAATATGTATGGTCAATGATAGACGCCCCAGAGACTGAAGGTTGGAATGCAGAGTATTGCAGAGAAGAACGTGGACCCATGAACTGCCTTGAAGGCATAAAAGACGAGCCAAATGAACAAGGAATCACAAGATCAATGGCAAGAAGGCGAAAGGGAAGTAAAGCACAAGAAGATTACCTATTTGCAGGTGCCAATGGACCGAAAAAAGTTTTGGAAGGATATAGTTTCCCAGATAATTGGATCAACAATAACTTTCGTCTGCGAATGATACATGGAGGCAAATCATTTTTCCTTGTTACTGATGATGGTTTGACTTATGAACATCTTTATGCTGAGAATTTATGGCTGTGGCTGAGGCATGATCACTCAACACCAATGAAAGGTGCCCTTGGAAACTACAATGGAAGTCTCTTTTTGGTAGACATTTACGGGAGTCTGCTTATGAGAGAAAGGAGCGATGAGGGGCTAACATGGGTAAATTGCACTGCCATGAGGAATCTCGGGCGTGTTATTGGAGGCCCTCCATGGGATGGAATTCCAGGTAAAGCTCCGAAAGTTACACCAGAAGATGCAATCTTCTTTGTGAGCAAAAATGGAAGGTTGCTGCAGTTCACA GTTGCCCTGAGGAAATTCGAATGGAAAGATTGTCGAAACCCTCCAGATACCAAAGTTGCAAGTATTGTTGACCAGGAGCTGTTCCGGGATAACGTAGTGTTTGTCACTGGAAGGAATGGGAGGCTATACCAGTATAACAAAGTGACTGAATTGTGGCATGAGCATTATCAGTCTCAACATTTGGTTCTATCAAGATCGCCAGGAACTGCTATGAGACCACCCTCACTATCCCTCACAGGCTCACTATTTATGCTTTCAGAAGATGGTGGACTAGTTGAATATCATTGGAATACTGGTGATGGCTGGAATTGGATTGAACATGGAACACCTAATAAAGGTGTAACCTTGATCACTTCCCCTAGCCCATGTTTTGAAGGTAATCAACTTTTTCTTATAGGTTCAGATGGAAAAGTATACGTTAGGTATATGGACAAAATGACATGGAGATGGAAAAACTGTGGCTTCCCTCATGTGGGGCAATTAATGAATGAAGATCAAACACAAGAGGGGGGAAATGATAATAATGAAGAAGTTTGCATAGATGAAGATTTTGCAGCCAGCTTGGAGAATGTTGCACGGAAGTACAGTGATTTTAATAGAAACTGTGACCCAAAG GTGGCACCAACAAGGCCGATCCCATTTTCTGATGATTCAGTTATCTTCGAGCTCAGGGATGGAAGA GAGGCATAA
- the LOC133692150 gene encoding uncharacterized protein LOC133692150 isoform X1, with translation MYRNLFITRFCHATMPCFHLIFFILVLLSLSLGSASWCPQNYAQQKNREFEQKTDRFWEFQEQSNTWVEVELPYELVSCVNDNCTKVGKIHPVTRDVEENLERENDDSKKNENLKRKVEDGGTEANSEIVLPLRKRISLTKMSESSIWVTGESGSIYERFWNGIQWVIAPHDLPVLTGHAICVFIVNQTILTLSETGTLYQMMLGESSQPIWVEFTPTLDESTNREAEESSLMLINSGFISHDGLKIYFCTKNGSLLELSEAEPPRWENHGRPPGADVAAIVDAATMRPDVVYTISVLQCSSTGDLYEYDRSSKPSWKKHIWAEGTVADASLMPSRGCTLHGLSGEYSISLFLLTKGGKLVERRLNQRKWKWIVHGSPKDHKLTSITPVIQDEKNEKFLSLFFTTSSGSVFEYRILKQSGTDQENQIPEAWLSHMHPPHAKVASGIAGIPLQAGRIVFPLHDGRLAELHLPGLGGENTGPNHQVNLRKRASVKYVWSMIDAPETEGWNAEYCREERGPMNCLEGIKDEPNEQGITRSMARRRKGSKAQEDYLFAGANGPKKVLEGYSFPDNWINNNFRLRMIHGGKSFFLVTDDGLTYEHLYAENLWLWLRHDHSTPMKGALGNYNGSLFLVDIYGSLLMRERSDEGLTWVNCTAMRNLGRVIGGPPWDGIPGKAPKVTPEDAIFFVSKNGRLLQFTVALRKFEWKDCRNPPDTKVASIVDQELFRDNVVFVTGRNGRLYQYNKVTELWHEHYQSQHLVLSRSPGTAMRPPSLSLTGSLFMLSEDGGLVEYHWNTGDGWNWIEHGTPNKGVTLITSPSPCFEGNQLFLIGSDGKVYVRYMDKMTWRWKNCGFPHVGQLMNEDQTQEGGNDNNEEVCIDEDFAASLENVARKYSDFNRNCDPKVAPTRPIPFSDDSVIFELRDGRLAEMRRVEGTHWVWSRTIATPTTSCMANYWTAVAS, from the exons ATGTATCGGAACCTTTTTATCACCAGATTCTGTCATGCCACTATGCcttgttttcatttaatatttttcatcttgGTCCTCTTGTCATTGAGCCTTGGTTCTGCTTCTTGGTGCCCACAGAACTATGCTCAACAAAAGAATAGAGAATTTGAGCAGAAGACTGATCGTTTCTGGGAGTTCCAAGAGCAATCCAATACCTGGGTTGAAGTGGAGCTGCCATATGAACTTGTCTCTTGTGTTAATGATAACTGTACTAAAGTGGGTAAAATTCATCCAGTGACAAGAGATGTAGAAGAGAACTTAGAAAGAGAGAATGATGATTCCAAGAAAAATGAGAATTTGAAAAGGAAGGTTGAAGATGGAGGAACAGAAGCGAATTCTGAGATTGTTCTGCCTTTGAGGAAGAGAATTTCTCTGACTAAAATGTCTGAGTCATCCATTTGGGTCACTGGTGAAAGTGGGTCTATCTATGAGAGGTTCTGGAATGGAATCCAGTGGGTGATAGCACCCCATGATCTACCAGTATTGACTGGTCATGCAATCTGTGTCTTTATTGTCAATCAAACTATTCTTACTCTATCAGAAACAGGAACCCTATATCAG aTGATGCTTGGTGAGAGCTCACAGCCAATTTGGGTAGAGTTCACACCTACTCTCGATGAAAGCACAAATAGAGAAGCAGAAGAAAGTTCATTGATGCTAATAAATTCCGGCTTCATTTCTCATGATGGGCT GAAAATTTATTTCTGCACAAAGAATGGCTCGTTATTAGAACTCAGTGAGGCAGAGCCTCCAAG ATGGGAAAATCACGGGCGACCACCTGGTGCAGATGTTGCAGCAATTGTTGATGCTGCTACTATGAGACCAGACGTAGTATATACCATAAG TGTGCTGCAATGCAGTTCTACAGGAGATCTTTATGAATATGATAGGAGCTCAAAGCCATCATGGAAGAAGCATATATGGGCAGAAGGGACAGTAGCAGATGCTTCTCTGATGCCATCAAGGGGATGCACACTACATGGCTTGAGTGGAGAATACtccatctctctttttcttctaaCTAAG GGTGGTAAATTGGTAGAGAGACGATTAAACCAAAGAAAGTGGAAATGGATAGTCCATGGAAGTCCCAAAGATCATAAGTTGACATCTATCACACCAGTTATACAAgatgagaaaaatgaaaaattcttaTCATTATTTTTCACCACATCGTCTGGATCGGTTTTTGAGTATCGAATATTGAAACAGTCAG GCACTGATCAGGAAAACCAAATTCCCGAAGCATGGTTGAGTCATATGCATCCTCCGCATGCGAAAGTTGCAAGTGGAATTGCTGGGATACCACTTCAAGCTGGCAGAATAGTTTTCCCACTGCATGATGGTAGACTTGCAGAGTTGCATCTACCTGGACTGGGTGGAGAAAATACTGGGCCGAACCATCAAGTAAATCTCCGAAAAAGAGCATCGGTTAAATATGTATGGTCAATGATAGACGCCCCAGAGACTGAAGGTTGGAATGCAGAGTATTGCAGAGAAGAACGTGGACCCATGAACTGCCTTGAAGGCATAAAAGACGAGCCAAATGAACAAGGAATCACAAGATCAATGGCAAGAAGGCGAAAGGGAAGTAAAGCACAAGAAGATTACCTATTTGCAGGTGCCAATGGACCGAAAAAAGTTTTGGAAGGATATAGTTTCCCAGATAATTGGATCAACAATAACTTTCGTCTGCGAATGATACATGGAGGCAAATCATTTTTCCTTGTTACTGATGATGGTTTGACTTATGAACATCTTTATGCTGAGAATTTATGGCTGTGGCTGAGGCATGATCACTCAACACCAATGAAAGGTGCCCTTGGAAACTACAATGGAAGTCTCTTTTTGGTAGACATTTACGGGAGTCTGCTTATGAGAGAAAGGAGCGATGAGGGGCTAACATGGGTAAATTGCACTGCCATGAGGAATCTCGGGCGTGTTATTGGAGGCCCTCCATGGGATGGAATTCCAGGTAAAGCTCCGAAAGTTACACCAGAAGATGCAATCTTCTTTGTGAGCAAAAATGGAAGGTTGCTGCAGTTCACA GTTGCCCTGAGGAAATTCGAATGGAAAGATTGTCGAAACCCTCCAGATACCAAAGTTGCAAGTATTGTTGACCAGGAGCTGTTCCGGGATAACGTAGTGTTTGTCACTGGAAGGAATGGGAGGCTATACCAGTATAACAAAGTGACTGAATTGTGGCATGAGCATTATCAGTCTCAACATTTGGTTCTATCAAGATCGCCAGGAACTGCTATGAGACCACCCTCACTATCCCTCACAGGCTCACTATTTATGCTTTCAGAAGATGGTGGACTAGTTGAATATCATTGGAATACTGGTGATGGCTGGAATTGGATTGAACATGGAACACCTAATAAAGGTGTAACCTTGATCACTTCCCCTAGCCCATGTTTTGAAGGTAATCAACTTTTTCTTATAGGTTCAGATGGAAAAGTATACGTTAGGTATATGGACAAAATGACATGGAGATGGAAAAACTGTGGCTTCCCTCATGTGGGGCAATTAATGAATGAAGATCAAACACAAGAGGGGGGAAATGATAATAATGAAGAAGTTTGCATAGATGAAGATTTTGCAGCCAGCTTGGAGAATGTTGCACGGAAGTACAGTGATTTTAATAGAAACTGTGACCCAAAG GTGGCACCAACAAGGCCGATCCCATTTTCTGATGATTCAGTTATCTTCGAGCTCAGGGATGGAAGA TTGGCAGAGATGCGAAGAGTGGAGGGCACTCATTGGGTATGGTCACGCACTATTGCCACTCCAACAACCTCGTGCATGGCCAATTATTGGACCGCTGTGGCTTCATGA
- the LOC133692150 gene encoding uncharacterized protein LOC133692150 isoform X2 — MYRNLFITRFCHATMPCFHLIFFILVLLSLSLGSASWCPQNYAQQKNREFEQKTDRFWEFQEQSNTWVEVELPYELVSCVNDNCTKVGKIHPVTRDVEENLERENDDSKKNENLKRKVEDGGTEANSEIVLPLRKRISLTKMSESSIWVTGESGSIYERFWNGIQWVIAPHDLPVLTGHAICVFIVNQTILTLSETGTLYQMMLGESSQPIWVEFTPTLDESTNREAEESSLMLINSGFISHDGLKIYFCTKNGSLLELSEAEPPRWENHGRPPGADVAAIVDAATMRPDVVYTISSTGDLYEYDRSSKPSWKKHIWAEGTVADASLMPSRGCTLHGLSGEYSISLFLLTKGGKLVERRLNQRKWKWIVHGSPKDHKLTSITPVIQDEKNEKFLSLFFTTSSGSVFEYRILKQSGTDQENQIPEAWLSHMHPPHAKVASGIAGIPLQAGRIVFPLHDGRLAELHLPGLGGENTGPNHQVNLRKRASVKYVWSMIDAPETEGWNAEYCREERGPMNCLEGIKDEPNEQGITRSMARRRKGSKAQEDYLFAGANGPKKVLEGYSFPDNWINNNFRLRMIHGGKSFFLVTDDGLTYEHLYAENLWLWLRHDHSTPMKGALGNYNGSLFLVDIYGSLLMRERSDEGLTWVNCTAMRNLGRVIGGPPWDGIPGKAPKVTPEDAIFFVSKNGRLLQFTVALRKFEWKDCRNPPDTKVASIVDQELFRDNVVFVTGRNGRLYQYNKVTELWHEHYQSQHLVLSRSPGTAMRPPSLSLTGSLFMLSEDGGLVEYHWNTGDGWNWIEHGTPNKGVTLITSPSPCFEGNQLFLIGSDGKVYVRYMDKMTWRWKNCGFPHVGQLMNEDQTQEGGNDNNEEVCIDEDFAASLENVARKYSDFNRNCDPKVAPTRPIPFSDDSVIFELRDGRLAEMRRVEGTHWVWSRTIATPTTSCMANYWTAVAS; from the exons ATGTATCGGAACCTTTTTATCACCAGATTCTGTCATGCCACTATGCcttgttttcatttaatatttttcatcttgGTCCTCTTGTCATTGAGCCTTGGTTCTGCTTCTTGGTGCCCACAGAACTATGCTCAACAAAAGAATAGAGAATTTGAGCAGAAGACTGATCGTTTCTGGGAGTTCCAAGAGCAATCCAATACCTGGGTTGAAGTGGAGCTGCCATATGAACTTGTCTCTTGTGTTAATGATAACTGTACTAAAGTGGGTAAAATTCATCCAGTGACAAGAGATGTAGAAGAGAACTTAGAAAGAGAGAATGATGATTCCAAGAAAAATGAGAATTTGAAAAGGAAGGTTGAAGATGGAGGAACAGAAGCGAATTCTGAGATTGTTCTGCCTTTGAGGAAGAGAATTTCTCTGACTAAAATGTCTGAGTCATCCATTTGGGTCACTGGTGAAAGTGGGTCTATCTATGAGAGGTTCTGGAATGGAATCCAGTGGGTGATAGCACCCCATGATCTACCAGTATTGACTGGTCATGCAATCTGTGTCTTTATTGTCAATCAAACTATTCTTACTCTATCAGAAACAGGAACCCTATATCAG aTGATGCTTGGTGAGAGCTCACAGCCAATTTGGGTAGAGTTCACACCTACTCTCGATGAAAGCACAAATAGAGAAGCAGAAGAAAGTTCATTGATGCTAATAAATTCCGGCTTCATTTCTCATGATGGGCT GAAAATTTATTTCTGCACAAAGAATGGCTCGTTATTAGAACTCAGTGAGGCAGAGCCTCCAAG ATGGGAAAATCACGGGCGACCACCTGGTGCAGATGTTGCAGCAATTGTTGATGCTGCTACTATGAGACCAGACGTAGTATATACCATAAG TTCTACAGGAGATCTTTATGAATATGATAGGAGCTCAAAGCCATCATGGAAGAAGCATATATGGGCAGAAGGGACAGTAGCAGATGCTTCTCTGATGCCATCAAGGGGATGCACACTACATGGCTTGAGTGGAGAATACtccatctctctttttcttctaaCTAAG GGTGGTAAATTGGTAGAGAGACGATTAAACCAAAGAAAGTGGAAATGGATAGTCCATGGAAGTCCCAAAGATCATAAGTTGACATCTATCACACCAGTTATACAAgatgagaaaaatgaaaaattcttaTCATTATTTTTCACCACATCGTCTGGATCGGTTTTTGAGTATCGAATATTGAAACAGTCAG GCACTGATCAGGAAAACCAAATTCCCGAAGCATGGTTGAGTCATATGCATCCTCCGCATGCGAAAGTTGCAAGTGGAATTGCTGGGATACCACTTCAAGCTGGCAGAATAGTTTTCCCACTGCATGATGGTAGACTTGCAGAGTTGCATCTACCTGGACTGGGTGGAGAAAATACTGGGCCGAACCATCAAGTAAATCTCCGAAAAAGAGCATCGGTTAAATATGTATGGTCAATGATAGACGCCCCAGAGACTGAAGGTTGGAATGCAGAGTATTGCAGAGAAGAACGTGGACCCATGAACTGCCTTGAAGGCATAAAAGACGAGCCAAATGAACAAGGAATCACAAGATCAATGGCAAGAAGGCGAAAGGGAAGTAAAGCACAAGAAGATTACCTATTTGCAGGTGCCAATGGACCGAAAAAAGTTTTGGAAGGATATAGTTTCCCAGATAATTGGATCAACAATAACTTTCGTCTGCGAATGATACATGGAGGCAAATCATTTTTCCTTGTTACTGATGATGGTTTGACTTATGAACATCTTTATGCTGAGAATTTATGGCTGTGGCTGAGGCATGATCACTCAACACCAATGAAAGGTGCCCTTGGAAACTACAATGGAAGTCTCTTTTTGGTAGACATTTACGGGAGTCTGCTTATGAGAGAAAGGAGCGATGAGGGGCTAACATGGGTAAATTGCACTGCCATGAGGAATCTCGGGCGTGTTATTGGAGGCCCTCCATGGGATGGAATTCCAGGTAAAGCTCCGAAAGTTACACCAGAAGATGCAATCTTCTTTGTGAGCAAAAATGGAAGGTTGCTGCAGTTCACA GTTGCCCTGAGGAAATTCGAATGGAAAGATTGTCGAAACCCTCCAGATACCAAAGTTGCAAGTATTGTTGACCAGGAGCTGTTCCGGGATAACGTAGTGTTTGTCACTGGAAGGAATGGGAGGCTATACCAGTATAACAAAGTGACTGAATTGTGGCATGAGCATTATCAGTCTCAACATTTGGTTCTATCAAGATCGCCAGGAACTGCTATGAGACCACCCTCACTATCCCTCACAGGCTCACTATTTATGCTTTCAGAAGATGGTGGACTAGTTGAATATCATTGGAATACTGGTGATGGCTGGAATTGGATTGAACATGGAACACCTAATAAAGGTGTAACCTTGATCACTTCCCCTAGCCCATGTTTTGAAGGTAATCAACTTTTTCTTATAGGTTCAGATGGAAAAGTATACGTTAGGTATATGGACAAAATGACATGGAGATGGAAAAACTGTGGCTTCCCTCATGTGGGGCAATTAATGAATGAAGATCAAACACAAGAGGGGGGAAATGATAATAATGAAGAAGTTTGCATAGATGAAGATTTTGCAGCCAGCTTGGAGAATGTTGCACGGAAGTACAGTGATTTTAATAGAAACTGTGACCCAAAG GTGGCACCAACAAGGCCGATCCCATTTTCTGATGATTCAGTTATCTTCGAGCTCAGGGATGGAAGA TTGGCAGAGATGCGAAGAGTGGAGGGCACTCATTGGGTATGGTCACGCACTATTGCCACTCCAACAACCTCGTGCATGGCCAATTATTGGACCGCTGTGGCTTCATGA